The genomic region ACGTGGACTTCCAGTCCGGCATCCTCGCAGGCCTTGCGGAACCAATCACGTACCTGCTTGTCTTCGCTGCTCAGCGTCAGCCGCCGCACGCCGCCTTTGGCCGTCACGCCGAACTGCGCGGTCTCGTGGATGGAGCCCCACAGGCGGGCGGAGTCGATTTGCAGGTTGGTGGCGGCTCGGCTCATGCGGTCGTTTCCATTTGTCGCTGTCATTCCGGGGCACCCGTAGGGCGAACCCGGAATCTCGAGATTCCGGGTTCTCGCTTCGCGAGCCCCGGAATGACGGTAGAAAATCCGGCGGCTTTTTCAATGACGCGCCTGCGCGGGCGCGTCAACCGCGAGGCTGCTCTGCGCAATCTGCCGTGCAAGCTCGGCGACGCGCTCCACGGCGACGACGTCGGGTGAGGCGAGCCAGCTCGCCGTGAAGGTCAGCGGCGCGATGGCGAGATCGGTGTCGAGCAGCTGCAGGCGCCCGTCGGCGAGCTCGTTCTCGACGATGGCATCGGGGATCACGGCGATGCCGAGTCCCTCGACCGCCATGTGGATGACGGTCGCCAGCGAGGCCGACGCGTGCAGGCGGATCGGCGGCAGCTCCGGCCGGTCGAACACCTCCCGCACGACCTCGTAAGGCTTGGTCTTGCGCGGGAAGGTGATGATCGGAAACCGCGCGAGCTCCGCCGGCGTCACCGGGCCCTTGCCGAGCCCGAGCGAGGGACTTGCCAGGAAGCCGATCGGATAATCGGCGAGCACGCGGTTGTGCACGCCGGAGGCGGACAGCGGCCCGACGACGAAGGCGAGCTCGATCTCCTGCGCGAGCAGGCGCGCGGTGAGGTTCGGCGTGATGTCGACCTCGATCTCCAGCGACAGGTTCGGATAGACCTCGTTCACGCTCTTGACGAGCCGCGGCAGCCAGGTGTGCACGATGGTCTCGGCGACGCCGAGCCGCATCACGCCGCGCATCGCGGAAGCATCGCCGATCTCCGCCATCATCGCGGCGCGCAGGCCGATCAGCTTCTCCGCGTAGACCATCATCTGCCGGCCGCTCGGTGTCGGTGACGCGATGCGATGATCGCGGTTCAAGAGCTTCACGCCCATCTCGCGCTCGAGCTGGGCGATGCGCTGGGAGATCGCCGGCTGGGTGGTGTTGAGCCGCTGCGCGGCGCCGCGGAAGCTGCCGAGCTTCACAACCCACAGGAACGTCTCGATCGACCTGAAGTCCAGCATTGGAAGGATTTTCCCAATCGATAAATCAGATTTATCGAGATTGATTAGAAACGAAGATTAGACTTTATAGCACGCTTGGTGTTGGCTTGTCTTTGTCGAGTTTATAGGCAGGTCGATCACATGACTGTTTTGGTGGCAGCGCAGCAAACTGAAACACCCGACGCCCTCCCGAGCCGCAAGGCCCGGCTCGCCTACCGCGAGGGGCTGGTCGCCTCCACCGCCGGCGTCGCTCCCGGATACGTCCAGGGCAATCTGGCGATCCTGCCGGCGGAATATGCCGGTGCCTTTCACCGCTTCTGCCAGCTCAATCCCAAGCCGTGCCCGATCATCGGCATGTCCGATGTCGGCAGCCCTTACATCCCCTCGCTCGGTGCCGATCTCGACATCCGCACCGACGTGCCGCGCTACCGTGTCTGGCGCGACGGCGAGGTCGTGGACGAGCCGACCGACGTGAAGAGCTACTGGCGCGACGATCTCGTCACCTTCGTGCTCGGCTGCTCGTTCTCGTTCGAGGAGGCGCTGCTCGAGGAGGGCATGCCGATCCGCCACATCGAGAAGAACGTGCGTGTGCCGATGTACCGCACCAACATCGCCTGCGGTGTATCAGGTCCGTTCGCCGGTCCCATGGTGGTATCGATGCGCCCGTTCAAGCCGGCCGACGCGATCCGCGCGGTGCAGATCACCTCGCGCTATCCGGCCGTGCACGGCGCGCCCGTGCATCTCGGCCATCCGCACCTGATCGGCATCAAGGATATCGCCAAGCCCGATTACGGCGATCCGGTGCCGGTCGCCGACGACGAGATCCCGGTGTTCTGGGCCTGTGGGGTGACGCCGCAATCGGTGATCAACGCCGCGAAGCTGCCGTTCG from Bradyrhizobium sp. CB1015 harbors:
- a CDS encoding LysR family transcriptional regulator yields the protein MLDFRSIETFLWVVKLGSFRGAAQRLNTTQPAISQRIAQLEREMGVKLLNRDHRIASPTPSGRQMMVYAEKLIGLRAAMMAEIGDASAMRGVMRLGVAETIVHTWLPRLVKSVNEVYPNLSLEIEVDITPNLTARLLAQEIELAFVVGPLSASGVHNRVLADYPIGFLASPSLGLGKGPVTPAELARFPIITFPRKTKPYEVVREVFDRPELPPIRLHASASLATVIHMAVEGLGIAVIPDAIVENELADGRLQLLDTDLAIAPLTFTASWLASPDVVAVERVAELARQIAQSSLAVDAPAQARH
- a CDS encoding putative hydro-lyase, producing MTVLVAAQQTETPDALPSRKARLAYREGLVASTAGVAPGYVQGNLAILPAEYAGAFHRFCQLNPKPCPIIGMSDVGSPYIPSLGADLDIRTDVPRYRVWRDGEVVDEPTDVKSYWRDDLVTFVLGCSFSFEEALLEEGMPIRHIEKNVRVPMYRTNIACGVSGPFAGPMVVSMRPFKPADAIRAVQITSRYPAVHGAPVHLGHPHLIGIKDIAKPDYGDPVPVADDEIPVFWACGVTPQSVINAAKLPFAITHSPGLMLVTDLKNRNMAVI